A genomic window from Canis lupus dingo isolate Sandy chromosome 13, ASM325472v2, whole genome shotgun sequence includes:
- the COMMD5 gene encoding COMM domain-containing protein 5, whose amino-acid sequence MSAVGAAAPYLHHPGDGYAGRLSFLGAQLPPQVAAMPRLLADLDRGTFRKLLKLVVSSLQGEDCREAVQRLGAAADLPEERLGALLAGTHTLLQQALRLPAASLKPDAFKDQLQELCVPQDLVTDLASVVFGSQRRLLNSAAGQRGAWLPRVAGLRWRVDVAISTSALARSLQPSVLMQLQLSDGSAYRFEVPAAKFQELRYSVALVLKEMADLEKKCELKLQD is encoded by the coding sequence ATGTCTGCCGTGGGCGCCGCAGCGCCCTACCTGCATCACCCCGGCGACGGGTACGCGGGCCGGCTGAGCTTCCTGGGGGCCCAGCTCCCCCCGCAAGTAGCTGCAATGCCGCGGCTCCTGGCCGACCTGGACAGAGGCACCTTCAGAAAGCTGTTGAAGTTGGTGGTGAGCAGTCTGCAGGGAGAGGACTGCCGGGAGGCCGTGCAGCGCCTCGGGGCGGCTGCAGACCTGCCAGAGGAACGGCTGGGTGCCCTCCTCGCGGGCACACATACGCTGCTCCAGCAGGCCCTCCGGCTGCCCGCCGCCAGCCTGAAGCCCGATGCCTTCAAGGACCAGCTCCAGGAGCTCTGCGTCCCCCAAGACCTGGTCACAGACTTGGCCAGCGTGGTGTTTGGGAGCCAGCGGCGGCTCCTCAACTCTGCGGCGGGGCAGCGGGGGGCCTGGCTGCCCCGTGTCGCCGGCTTGCGGTGGAGGGTGGATGTGGCCATCTCCACCAGTGCCCTGGCCCGCTCCCTGCAGCCGAGCGTCCTGATGCAGCTGCAGCTGTCGGATGGGTCAGCCTACCGCTTCGAGGTGCCCGCCGCCAAGTTCCAGGAGCTGCGGTACAGCGTGGCGCTGGTGCTGAAGGAGATGGCCGACCTGGAGAAGAAGTGTGAGCTCAAACTGCAGGACTGA